A single window of Nicotiana tomentosiformis chromosome 1, ASM39032v3, whole genome shotgun sequence DNA harbors:
- the LOC104105311 gene encoding peptide methionine sulfoxide reductase B5-like isoform X2 encodes MDFQILKFSTFAPSKALIFNPRFQPKKVVHIHGLSNTQFRVVAMAGAGSVQKSEEEWRAILSPEQFRILRQKGTENPGTGEYNKFFGVGTYLCAGCGTPLYRSATKFNSPCGWPSFYEGLPGAINRNPDPDGMRMEITCAACGGHLGHVFKGEGFRTPTNERHCVNSISLKFKPPNS; translated from the exons ATGGACTTTCAGATTCTGAAATTCTCAACATTTGCTCCTTCAAAAGCTCTGATTTTCAACCCCAGGTTCCAACCGAAAAAAGTAGTCCACATTCATGGCCTGTCCAATACCCAATTCAGAGTTGTAGCAATGGCTGGAGCAGGGTCCGTTCAGAAGTCAGAGGAGGAGTGGCGTGCCATTCTCTCCCCTGAGCAATTCCGGATTCTGAGGCAGAAAGGCACAGA GAATCCAGGGACCGGGGAGTATAACAAGTTTTTTGGTGTAGGCACCTACCTGTGTGCTGGTTGTGGAACTCCCCTCTATAGGTCTGCAACAAAATTCAACTCACCCTGTGGCTGGCCTTCTTTTTATGAGGGTCTCCCCGGGGCCATAAATCGCAAT CCCGACCCAGATGGGATGAGGATGGAGATAACTTGTGCTGCTTGTGGGGGTCATCTTGGTCATGTTTTTAAAGGTGAAGGGTTTCGTACCCCAACAAATGAGCGCCATTGTGTCAATAGTATATCCCTCAAGTTCAAACCACCAAATTCTTAA
- the LOC104105311 gene encoding uncharacterized protein isoform X1, which produces MDFQILKFSTFAPSKALIFNPRFQPKKVVHIHGLSNTQFRVVAMAGAGSVQKSEEEWRAILSPEQFRILRQKGTENPGTGEYNKFFGVGTYLCAGCGTPLYRSATKFNSPCGWPSFYEGLPGAINRNVSFSSIIYATSLFFFYFLNIFRSLYHSSFSFCSFDNSKALTSLLEMSALSTSFLMLELLKLQSEKQECKNFSCFPLHCLISLFINDFIIGLLAFLS; this is translated from the exons ATGGACTTTCAGATTCTGAAATTCTCAACATTTGCTCCTTCAAAAGCTCTGATTTTCAACCCCAGGTTCCAACCGAAAAAAGTAGTCCACATTCATGGCCTGTCCAATACCCAATTCAGAGTTGTAGCAATGGCTGGAGCAGGGTCCGTTCAGAAGTCAGAGGAGGAGTGGCGTGCCATTCTCTCCCCTGAGCAATTCCGGATTCTGAGGCAGAAAGGCACAGA GAATCCAGGGACCGGGGAGTATAACAAGTTTTTTGGTGTAGGCACCTACCTGTGTGCTGGTTGTGGAACTCCCCTCTATAGGTCTGCAACAAAATTCAACTCACCCTGTGGCTGGCCTTCTTTTTATGAGGGTCTCCCCGGGGCCATAAATCGCAATGTGAGCTTCTCCTCAATTATATATGCTACTTCCCTATTCTTTTTTTACTTTCTAAATATTTTTAGATCGTTGTACCACAGCTCGTTTTCATTTTGCTCCTTTGATAACTCGAAAGCCTTAACCTCTTTGTTAGAAATGAGTGCTCTATCAACCTCATTTCTAATGCTAGAGTTGCTAAAATTACAAAGCGAAAAGCAAGAGTGCAAGAACTTTTCCTGTTTCCCTCTCCATTGCTTAATATCTCTCTTCATTAATGATTTTATTATCGGGCTCTTAGCATTTTTGAGTTGA